A DNA window from Trypanosoma brucei brucei TREU927 chromosome 11 chr11_scaffold01 genomic scaffold, whole genome shotgun sequence contains the following coding sequences:
- a CDS encoding chloride channel protein, putative: MSNKLLPSQPPQEADAGGWNRRNVLESLSTNAKDRATSAWFQELARTEEEGDAAFARARPPLFRRAQRTHVRSDEERRRMDNYESIDYSEPQSTVYKKRMAQWKKEPRWLKWVMFIAVGICVGLWSVLLFQTLEYLERRKRGMLRTYLHETHGRGGTEAQTVGGGAGFPMRSTPSGVSWAVAGKCYIIYILWCAGFALLSSLCCLVMPTAAGSGVPEVMAYLNGVMFPRVFNIRNLIVKTLSCIFVVSAGVPVGAEGPIIHIGSLIGAGLPTGRSRTLNCGATSLLSTFRNPRDMRSFISAGAACGVTSAFSAPIGGLLFVMEEVATFFSVRLACMVFVSCLACMCVIQIVNSYMSGWHLLAQSPMTHGEFLPSAIAMFIVNNVPGNHVPLNVYTFIPTVVGSLALGLLAVLYTVSSVRFLRWRRERLFPNTFLRVLEPCLFSLAYNTVCYVLPLAFGCIEIPPYVKDHKAEMKVELFTEFCADRENTFNPLATLALMGPYNSIRVLFSRHTTGLIPWYACLLQLMLYTFSSSYAGGMFVSCGTVIPSLFIGAMGGRLVGTLFNNEVWADPGVLSLIGAASYFSGISRLSFSLIVIMMEMTADLTHITCLMVGVVFARALADRFCHSLYHSLLDLKSVPFLEAQTGVHKFDMFCAKDIMTSPAVTLNTVESIAQVVEVLQSTQHNTFPVVAMAKMTYKGVISRSQLELLLWFMYFRETDGSDVIDSGRLSMLASNVPCGGKNGESVGRVQTKATGIEVCESEGGSACGPFTDCNESIITQAGRSMDTIVPPETNVTDGPPRGPRSHATYADLNKVRECIFWRRLPPMPPVELLSKSTMRCHVDLSPYVDLSTYYVRDVMCISRTYYIFRHLGLRLLPVVDRRHRVIGVITRTNLFGDRLQERLRDAEEAGRLAAVPRA; the protein is encoded by the coding sequence ATGTCCAACAAGTTGTTGCCATCGCAGCCACCGCAGGAGGCAGACGCTGGTGGATGGAACCGACGGAATGTTTTGGAGTCGCTGAGCACAAATGCAAAGGACCGCGCAACGAGCGCATGGTTTCAGGAACTGGCGCGGACTGAAGAGGAGGGCGATGCGGCGTTTGCCCGTGCTCGCCCTCCGTTATTTCGTAGGGCTCAGCGGACACACGTTCGGTCGGATGAGGAGCGCCGCAGGATGGACAACTATGAGAGCATTGATTACAGCGAACCCCAGTCAACTGTCTACAAGAAGCGTATGGCGCAATGGAAGAAGGAACCACGTTGGCTCAAGTGGGTTATGTTTATTGCAGTAGGCATTTGTGTTGGTTTGTGGTCCGTATTACTTTTTCAAACTCTCGAGTATCTTGAGCGCCGGAAGCGAGGGATGTTACGTACTTATCTGCATGAGACCCATGGGCGTGGTGGGACTGAAGCGCAGACCGTTGGAGGAGGTGCAGGTTTTCCAATGCGGTCAACCCCCAGTGGTGTTAGTTGGGCTGTGGCTGGAAAATgctatataatatatatccTATGGTGTGCCGGTTTTGCGCTGCTCTCCTCCCTCTGTTGCCTTGTGATGCCCACAGCAGCCGGCAGCGGTGTCCCCGAAGTTATGGCTTACCTGAATGGCGTGATGTTTCCCCGTGTGTTTAACATACGCAATTTAATCGTGAAGACGCTCTCctgcatttttgttgtatctgCCGGTGTTCCTGTCGGAGCGGAGGGCCCGATTATTCACATTGGCTCTCTTATTGGCGCGGGATTGCCAACAGGGCGGAGCCGAACGTTGAACTGTGGTGCCACGTCGCTGCTTTCAACCTTCCGTAACCCACGAGATATGCGGAGTTTCATATCGGCTGGTGCTGCCTGTGGCGTGACGTCTGCTTTCTCGGCGCCTATCGGTGGGCTGCTGTTCGTGATGGAGGAGGTGGCCACGTTTTTTTCGGTGAGGCTCGCGTGTATGGTTTTCGTCTCTTGTTTGGCATGCATGTGTGTGATTCAGATAGTCAACTCCTACATGAGCGGTTGGCATCTGCTGGCACAATCACCAATGACTCACGGTGAGTTTCTACCATCGGCGATCGCAATGTTTATTGTCAACAACGTACCGGGTAACCACGTGCCGCTGAATGTCTACACGTTTATACCAACAGTTGTCGGTTCCTTAGCCCTTGGGCTGCTTGCTGTTTTGTACACAGTATCGAGTGTCAGATTTTTGCGATGGCGCAGGGAGCGACTCTTTCCCAATACGTTCCTGCGTGTTTTGGAGCCTTGCTTGTTTTCGTTGGCGTACAACACTGTTTGCTACGTGCTACCGCTGGCGTTCGGTTGCATCGAAATACCTCCGTACGTGAAAGATCACAAAGCGGAGATGAAAGTTGAACTCTTCACCGAATTTTGCGCGGATCGTGAGAACACATTCAATCCATTAGCGACGCTTGCACTGATGGGTCCTTACAATAGTATACGCGTCTTGTTCTCGCGTCACACCACGGGGCTGATTCCGTGGTACGCGTGTTTGCTACAACTTATGCTTTACACATTCTCTTCAAGCTACGCGGGAGGAATGTTCGTATCCTGCGGCACGGTtattccttccctctttatTGGTGCGATGGGTGGCCGGCTCGTTGGCACCTTGTTCAACAATGAGGTATGGGCGGATCCTGGGGTGCTATCTCTCATCGGCGCCGCCTCGTACTTTTCCGGCATCTCCCGTCTCTCGTTTTCTCTCATCGTGATTATGATGGAGATGACTGCGGATCTTACCCACATTACTTGCCTAATGGTAGGAGTCGTCTTTGCCCGAGCGTTAGCCGATCGTTTCTGCCACTCCTTATACCACTCACTGCTTGACCTGAAGTCGGTGCCTTTCCTGGAGGCACAGACAGGTGTGCACAAGTTTGATATGTTTTGTGCCAAGGATATCATGACATCCCCTGCAGTGACTCTCAACACTGTGGAGTCCATTGCACAAGTGGTGGAGGTGCTGCAGTCCACACAGCACAACACGTTCCCTGTGGTGGCCATGGCGAAGATGACATACAAGGGTGTCATATCCCGCTCCCAGTTGGaactgttgttgtggttcatGTACTTCCGTGAGACAGATGGGTCAGATGTGATAGATAGTGGCCGCTTGAGTATGCTTGCTAGCAACGTGCCCTGTGGAGGTAAAAACGGAGAATCGGTTGGTCGGGTTCAGACAAAGGCAACAGGAATCGAGGTGTGTGAAAGTGAGGGAGGGAGCGCTTGTGGCCCGTTCactgactgcaatgaaagtATCATTACACAGGCGGGGAGAAGTATGGACACTATCGTTCCACCTGAAACCAACGTAACGGACGGACCTCCCCGTGGTCCGCGGTCTCACGCCACCTATGCAGATCTAAACAAAGTGCGTGAGTGCATTTTCTGGCGGCGGTTACCTCCTATGCCTCCCGTTGAGCTATTATCCAAATCAACGATGCGCTGCCATGTGGACCTCTCCCCTTATGTGGATCTCAGCACATATTACGTGCGTGACGTGATGTGCATCTCGCGGACGTATTATATATTCCGTCACTTGGGGCTGCGGCTTCTTCCGGTAGTGGATCGTCGGCATCGTGTTATTGGAGTTATAACCCGCACAAACTTATTTGGTGACCGCTTACAGGAGCGACTAAGAGATGCCGAAGAAGCAGGAAGGCTAGCGGCCGTGCCGAGGGCCTAG
- a CDS encoding cyclin 6: MNPTALREVSNLSTGSGDVKQRLAQRRSANLESCRYPYSSSAVRHGSGSLLSLRSSLYSPVGTAGKESSVSPHADRLRENNPVYCSDVIKDITTMYMESEKEAIYGQVLPSPRYLTYQPEINEKMRMILVDWLIDVHLKFKLHPETLYLTVSIVDRYLSSVNTRRTTGRYIPRSKLQLVGITAILLAAKYEEIWPPEVKECVYICANTYTRDEVIRMEREMCTELSFRFTVPTPFPFIVRLLDVVEGLERQQQTQQLSHQLQQIQSQSQSQSQQTQMQASQSQPQSLSRSRSQSRSQPRSDEECTAYVLQLRHTAFFFLDHGMLDYKCLQFSPSQQAKAALFLALVTLHMKEQGSSYVLNNDIIWTRQLQYYSKAQVRDFKACARTMLDFVSYVSTTRYQSVRRKYSSSKYGEVAKLTMPSEVPDF, encoded by the coding sequence ATGAATCCCACGGCACTTCGTGAGGTCTCAAACCTGTCCACAGGTTCTGGAGATGTGAAGCAGCGACTTGCTCAGCGGCGCAGCGCTAATTTAGAGTCGTGTCGTTATCCTTACTCATCCAGCGCTGTGCGACACGGCTCCGGCAGTTTGTTAAGCCTTCGCTCAAGTCTCTACAGCCCCGTAGGTACGGCAGGGAAGGAGTCATCTGTAAGCCCTCATGCTGACCGGCTTCGTGAGAATAATCCGGTATACTGCAGCGATGTTATTAAGGACATCACAACAATGTACATGGAAAGTGAGAAGGAGGCTATATACGGTCAGGTCCTTCCGTCACCCCGCTATTTAACGTACCAGCCAGAGATAAACGAGAAAATGCGAATGATTCTCGTCGATTGGCTTATTGACGTTCACCTAAAGTTTAAACTACATCCCGAGACGCTTTACCTCACGGTGAGCATCGTAGACCGCTACCTTTCTTCTGTTAACACGAGGCGTACGACCGGACGGTACATACCGCGTTCAAAGCTGCAGTTAGTTGGTATCACCGCCATTCTTCTTGCTGCCAAGTACGAAGAGATATGGCCTCCGGAGGTGAAGGAGTGCGTGTACATATGTGCCAATACCTACACTCGTGATGAGGTCATTCGCATGGAACGTGAGATGTGCACTGAGCTGTCCTTCCGCTTTACTGTTCCAACGCCGTTTCCTTTCATTGTTCGATTACTTGACGTTGTTGAGGGCCTcgagcggcagcagcagacgCAACAGTTGTCACATCAGCTACAGCAGATCCAATCGCAGTCGCAATCTCAATCTCAACAGACACAAATGCAAGCATCACAGTCACAACCACAATCTCTGTCGCGTTCCCGCTCACAGTCGCGTTCGCAGCCGCGCTCTGATGAGGAATGCACGGCATATGTTCTACAGCTTCGGCAcaccgctttcttttttcttgaccACGGCATGCTTGATTACAAATGCCTTCAGTTCTCCCCGTCGCAGCAAGCAAAGGCCGCCTTGTTTCTTGCACTAGTGACACTACACATGAAAGAGCAAGGCTCATCGTATGTGCTGAACAACGATATCATATGGACTCGTCAGCTTCAGTACTACAGTAAGGCTCAAGTACGTGATTTCAAGGCGTGCGCGAGGACCATGTTAGATTTTGTGAGTTACGTCTCCACAACGCGTTACCAATCGGTGCGTCGCAAGTACAGCAGCTCAAAGTATGGTGAAGTGGCTAAACTGACTATGCCTAGTGAAGTACCTGACTTTTGA
- a CDS encoding dihydrolipoyl dehydrogenase encodes MFRRCFPIFNPYDVVVVGGGPGGYVAAIKAAQLGLKTACVEKRGALGGTCLNVGCIPSKALLHATHMYHDAHANFERYGLMGGAGVTMDVAKMQQQKEKSVNGLTSGVEYLLKKNKVTYYKGEAGFVTPNTLNVKGIDGKDEAIEAKNTIIATGSEPTALPFLPFDEKVVLSSTGALALQQVPKKMVVIGGGVIGLELGSVWARLGSDVTVVEFAPRCAPTLDSDVTDALVGALKRNEKMKFMTGTKVVNGTNNGDSVTLEVEQAGGKRETLHCDALLVSVGRRPYTAGLGLEKINVSLNERGFVKIGNHFETNVKGVYAIGDVVDKGPMLAHKAEDEGVACAEILAGRPGHVNYDVIPGVIYTMPEVASVGKTEEELKKAGVAYKVGKFPFNANSRAKAVATEDGFVKVLTDKATDRILGVHIVCSAAGELIAEACLAMEYGASSEDVGRTCHAHPTMSEAVKEACMACFAKTINF; translated from the coding sequence ATGTTCCGTCGCTGCTTTCCGATCTTTAACCCCTACGATGTCGTGGTCGTTGGCGGTGGCCCCGGTGGTTACGTGGCAGCCATCAAAGCAGCTCAACTCGGCCTTAAGACGGCATGCGTGGAGAAGCGTGGGGCCCTCGGTGGCACGTGCCTAAACGTTGGCTGCATTCCCTCGAAAGCACTTCTTCACGCCACACACATGTATCATGATGCACATGCCAACTTTGAACGTTACGGCCTGATGGGTGGTGCAGGTGTCACGATGGATGTGGCCAAAATGCAGCAACAAAAGGAGAAATCCGTGAATGGTCTCACCAGCGGTGTCGAATACCTCTTGAAGAAGAATAAGGTGACATACTACAAGGGTGAGGCCGGATTCGTCACTCCTAATACACTTAACGTGAAGGGAATCGACGGAAAAGATGAGGCCATCGAGGCGAAGAACACCATCATTGCCACCGGTAGTGAGCCGACGGCTCTTCCATTCCTTCCCTTTGATGAGAAGGTTGTGCTCTCCTCCACTGGTGCCCTCGCGCTTCAGCAGGTGCCGAAGAAGATGGTAGTcattggtggtggtgttatcGGCCTTGAGCTCGGGAGCGTGTGGGCGCGCCTCGGATCCGATGTCACGGTTGTGGAGTTTGCACCTCGTTGTGCCCCAACCCTTGACAGCGACGTCACCGACGCCCTCGTTGGTGCACTCAAGAGGAACGAGAAGATGAAGTTCATGACCGGCACGAAAGTCGTAAATGGAACAAACAACGGCGATAGCGTGACTCTTGAGGTGGAACAAGCTGGCGGCAAGCGCGAGACGCTCCACTGCGATGCACTGCTCGTGTCTGTGGGGCGGCGTCCGTATACCGCAGGTCTTGGATTGGAAAAAATTAACGTTTCCCTCAATGAGCGCGGTTTCGTAAAGATTGGGAACCACTTTGAAACCAATGTGAAAGGTGTGTATGCTATTGGTGATGTGGTGGACAAGGGCCCGATGCTCGCCCATAAGGCTGAGGATGAAGGTGTTGCGTGCGCTGAGATCCTCGCTGGTCGCCCGGGCCACGTCAACTATGATGTCATTCCTGGTGTCATTTACACGATGCCAGAGGTAGCGAGCGTTGGCAAAACTGAGGAGGAGCTGAAGAAGGCAGGTGTGGCATATAAGGTGGGAAAGTTCCCCTTTAATGCCAACAGCCGCGCGAAGGCCGTTGCCACGGAGGACGGCTTCGTCAAGGTGTTAACTGACAAGGCCACGGACCGTATCCTTGGCGTCCACATCGTTTGTTCCGCCGCCGGTGAACTCATTGCGGAGGCCTGCCTTGCGATGGAGTATGGCGCCAGTTCGGAGGATGTTGGCCGCACCTGCCACGCCCACCCAACCATGTCCGAGGCGGTGAAGGAGGCCTGCATGGCGTGCTTTGCCAAAACAATCAACTTCTAA
- a CDS encoding chaperone protein DnaJ, translating to MRGLAAAHTSNTKLVSFLFVSFACLGFAPVVHSHDDSGDGADEIDYYAVLGLTPEATDREVRQRFRELSRKYHPDVSSGGDAREMFSRITRANEVLSDKKKRRMYDMRGEEGLRQLKRLEAESGGEQFGSISQLFRHHAARRLRGKNTEATLHLPLDVVYTGGRRTVTINKQKVCTKCRGTGAKRPSGLKTCEHCGGHGILRQRLQLAPGMFQEIRQTCPYCGGRGSIMKERCGVCGGNGVHRADVELTVDIDAGMPEGHVLSFEMEADESPDTIPGDLLLSVQTKKHPRFSRRANDVDLDMTLVVTLKEALLGFQRRVEHLDGSEFFVNETGITQYGSVLKVPGKGMPRHNVPSEFGDLYVKVLFEMPDMLTKEQREELAEHL from the coding sequence ATGCGGGGTTTGGCGGCAGCCCACACTTCCAATACAAaacttgtttcctttctgttCGTTAGTTTTGCGTGTCTAGGTTTCGCTCCCGTTGTGCACTCCCATGATGACAGTGGGGATGGGGCGGATGAGATTGACTACTACGCTGTGCTCGGTCTGACTCCTGAGGCCACTGACAGGGAGGTGCGACAGAGGTTCCGGGAACTTTCCCGTAAATATCACCCAGATGTTTCTTCTGGTGGCGATGCGCGTGAGATGTTCAGTAGAATCACTCGTGCAAATGAGGTGCTTTctgacaaaaagaaacgccGCATGTACGATATGCGCGGTGAGGAAGGGTTGCGACAGCTGAAGCGATTAGAGGCAGAGAGTGGAGGAGAGCAGTTTGGCTCAATCTCGCAGCTTTTCCGTCACCACGCTGCCAGGCGCCTAAGGGGGAAGAATACCGAGGCGACACTTCACCTGCCTCTCGATGTTGTGTACACGGGTGGTAGGCGAACTGTCACTATTAACAAGCAAAAGGTGTGCACTAAGTGCCGGGGCACGGGCGCCAAACGCCCATCTGGGCTGAAAACGTGTGAACATTGCGGGGGGCATGGCATCTTGCGGCAACGTTTGCAGCTTGCCCCAGGCATGTTTCAGGAAATACGCCAAACCTGCCCGTACTGTGGTGGGCGCGGCAGTATTATGAAGGAACGATGTGGGGTGTGTGGCGGCAACGGTGTGCATCGAGCTGATGTGGAGCTTACAGTCGATATAGATGCCGGTATGCCTGAAGGACATGTTCTTTCGTTTGAGATGGAGGCGGATGAGTCCCCCGATACGATTCCTGGAGACCTCCTTTTGAGCGTTCAGACGAAGAAACATCCCCGTTTCTCCCGCCGTGCAAACGATGTAGATCTCGACATGACGCTTGTGGTGACGTTGAAGGAGGCGCTTCTTGGCTTTCAGCGGCGTGTAGAGCATCTCGATGGGTCGGAGTTTTTCGTGAATGAGACAGGTATCACACAATATGGTTCGGTGCTGAAGGTACCCGGGAAGGGGATGCCTCGGCACAACGTGCCATCAGAGTTTGGTGACCTGTACGTGAAGGTTTTGTTTGAGATGCCTGATATGCTAACCAAAGAGCAGAGGGAGGAGTTGGCGGAGCATCTGTAG
- a CDS encoding t-complex protein 1 subunit alpha (similar to T-complex protein 1, alpha subunit B (TCP-1-alpha) (CCT-alpha)(Tailless complex polypeptide 1B) (TCP-1-B). (Swiss-Prot:P11983) (Mus musculus;)), with translation MLVDDVGDVCVTNDGATILKSLDVEHPAARLLVDLAQLQDKEVGDGTTSVVILAAELLKRAQDLIVQGIHATSIIAGYKLALREALRYLKDSLSVSVNALGKEVLLNIARTSMSSKILSADAELFAKIVVDAIQSVKTVNDLGDVVYPRKAVSILLQHGKSSRESMLLQGFALGLSRAAQGMPTSVQNAKIALIDFDLRAVKMKLSMNITITDPTKAEAIRQRELDITKERIKKMIAAGANVILTSWGIEDSMMKYMVDEGILGVRRVKKEDMRRIAKATGAQIVHTMSDLEGEEVFESKWLGQADRVYEERFGEDDVIIISGTSNSVCATIVCRGANYFVLEEMERALNDALWAVARTLEASLVVAGGGAVEAALSVYLENFAFTLGSREQLAVAAFAEALLVIPKTLALNAAMDATELVSRLRVIHNEAQREGAKGGNAGSASRFCGLDLVEGTARNNVEAGVLEPQPSKVKSLQFATEAAITIIRIDDCVRLNPEEEEEGRR, from the coding sequence ATGCTTGTGGATGATGTTGGCGACGTGTGTGTTACAAATGACGGAGCCACAATACTGAAAAGCTTAGACGTTGAGCACCCCGCCGCCCGCCTGCTCGTGGATCTCGCGCAGTTGCAGGACAAAGAGGTCGGTGACGGTACCACTTCTGTTGTTATCCTCGCCGCCGAGTTGCTTAAGCGGGCTCAGGACCTCATTGTTCAGGGTATCCACGCCACCAGCATTATTGCAGGTTATAAGTTGGCTCTTCGTGAGGCCTTGCGGTACTTGAAGGATAGCTTAAGTGTCTCTGTGAATGCGCTTGGCAAGGAAGTGCTGCTGAACATCGCCCGCACATCCATGAGCAGTAAGATCCTCAGCGCCGATGCCGAGCTCTTCGCGAAAATTGTGGTGGATGCTATTCAGTCCGTGAAGACTGTGAATGACTTGGGGGATGTTGTGTACCCGCGGAAGGCTGTGAGCATCTTGCTTCAGCACGGCAAGAGTTCGCGTGAATCGATGCTCCTGCAAGGCTTCGCGTTGGGTCTCTCCCGCGCCGCACAAGGGATGCCGACATCGGTTCAGAATGCCAAGATTGCACTCATTGACTTCGACTTACGCGCTGTGAAGATGAAGTTAAGTATGAATATCACCATTACAGACCCCACGAAGGCTGAGGCCATCCGTCAGCGGGAGCTCGACATCACGAAGGAGCGCATAAAGAAGATGATCGCCGCCGGTGCAAACGTCATTCTTACCTCGTGGGGTATTGAAGACAGCATGATGAAGTACATGGTGGATGAAGGTATTCTCGGTGTGCGTCGTGTTAAGAAGGAGGATATGCGCCGCATTGCAAAGGCTACCGGTGCGCAGATCGTGCACACGATGTCCGACCTCGAAGGTGAGGAAGTATTCGAATCCAAGTGGCTCGGCCAAGCGGACCGCGTATATGAGGAACGCTTCGGTGAGGATGATGTTATCATCATCTCCGGTACGAGCAACTCCGTTTGCGCAACCATAGTATGCCGTGGTGCAAACTACTTTGTCCTTGAAGAGATGGAGCGCGCTTTGAATGACGCCCTTTGGGCAGTTGCCCGGACTCTAGAGGCGAGTCTGGTGGTGGCTGGCGGTGGGGCGGTAGAGGCGGCGCTGTCTGTCTATCTGGAGAACTTTGCCTTTACACTCGGCTCAAGGGAACAACTGGCAGTAGCAGCCTTTGCAGAGGCGCTGTTGGTTATTCCCAAGACATTAGCCCTCAACGCTGCAATGGACGCTACAGAGTTGGTGTCACGGCTGCGTGTCATTCACAATGAGGCTCAGAGGGAGGGGGCGAAAGGTGGCAATGCGGGGAGCGCTTCCCGCTTCTGCGGTCTTGACCTCGTTGAAGGGACGGCTCGCAATAACGTCGAGGCCGGCGTGCTCGAGCCACAACCCAGCAAAGTGAAGTCATTGCAGTTCGCCACGGAGGCAGCCATCACCATCATTCGCATTGATGACTGTGTTCGCCTTAAccctgaggaagaggaggagggacgCCGTTAA
- a CDS encoding glucosamine-6-phosphate isomerase, putative, which translates to MRIVISPDDEAVADYVSEYIIKKIIDFGPSSERPFVIGLPTGSSPLKTYQRLVKAYRDGRISFRNVVTFNMDEYVGLPRDHPQSYYYFMKHNFFDHVDIPEQNRNLLNGTAADLVAECRMYEEKIAAVGGVELFLAGVGTDGHLAFNEPGSSLESLTRVKSLNQETITSNARFFDNDIRKVPTMALTVGIRTVMNARNVVVVATGAGKAVPVAHCVEGSVTHAHPITALQLHPAAVLCVDEDATLELKVKTVRYFKGLLEREEEFERLQSSVESEAPPPK; encoded by the coding sequence ATGCGTATCGTCATTTCCCCCGATGATGAAGCCGTCGCGGATTACGTCTCGGAATACATCATTAAGAAGATAATTGATTTTGGTCCCTCCAGCGAGAGGCCGTTTGTTATTGGTCTTCCGACCGGTAGTTCTCCACTGAAAACATACCAGCGGCTCGTGAAGGCGTACCGCGATGGCCGCATTTCTTTTCGTAACGTGGTAACTTTCAACATGGATGAATACGTCGGTCTCCCCCGTGACCATCCGCAGagttattactattttatgAAACATAACTTCTTTGATCATGTGGATATTCCCGAACAGAACCGCAACCTTTTAAATGGGACAGCCGCTGATTTGGTGGCAGAGTGTCGCATGTATGAGGAGAAAATTGCGGCTGTAGGTGGCGTGGAACTTTTTCTCGCGGGTGTAGGCACTGATGGCCATTTGGCTTTCAATGAACCTGGCAGCAGTTTGGAAAGCCTCACACGTGTTAAGTCTCTCAATCAGGAGACAATTACTTCCAACGCTCGGTTCTTCGATAATGATATCCGAAAGGTGCCGACGATGGCCTTAACTGTTGGTATTCGTACGGTAATGAATGCAAGGAATGTTGTGGTTGTAGCGACAGGAGCAGGAAAAGCTGTGCCTGTAGCCCATTGTGTGGAAGGCAGCGTAACGCATGCACATCCCATCACCGCCTTGCAACTTCATCCCGCAGCTGTGCTTTGCGTAGATGAAGATGCCACACTGGAGCTGAAGGTAAAAACGGTACGGTACTTTAAGGGATTActggaaagggaggaagaattTGAGCGTCTTCAATCTAGTGTTGAAAGTgaagcaccaccaccaaagtGA